From Glycine soja cultivar W05 chromosome 4, ASM419377v2, whole genome shotgun sequence, the proteins below share one genomic window:
- the LOC114408964 gene encoding uncharacterized protein LOC114408964 — MHICGYVPPWFCQILACMGGCLGCFPNPKGHATNKDNRSEDFWSSSAFEIDQSALQSQKSISSIGIPSDPQSSADIQIDSSEYVNHGLLLWNQMRRQWVGNRRHENKKQVGEPIISWNATYESLMGTNKPFPRPIPLGEMVDFLVDIWEMEGLYD; from the exons ATGCATATCTGTGGATATGTTCCACCTTGGTTCTGTCAGATTCTCGCTTGCATGGG AGGTTGTCTGGGATGCTTCCCAAATCCAAAAGGCCATGCAACAAATAAAGACAACAGATCAGAAGATTTTTGGAGCAGCAGCGCATTTGAAATAGATCAGAGTGCACTTCAGTCCCAGAAAAGCATCTCATCAATTGGCATACCTTCTGATCCTCAAAGTAGTGCTGACATTCAGATTGATTCTTCTGAATATGTCAATCATG GTCTTCTTCTCTGGAACCAGATGAGACGACAGTGGGTTGGAAACAGAAGGCATGAGAATAAGAAACAAGTTGGAGAACCTATAATaag TTGGAATGCCACCTATGAGAGTCTAATGGGGACCAACAAGCCTTTTCCCCGGCCAATTCCTCTTGGA GAAATGGTTGATTTTCTTGTTGATATTTGGGAGATGGAAGGCCTATATGACTAA
- the LOC114408967 gene encoding ethylene-responsive transcription factor SHINE 2-like produces MVQAKKFRGVRQRQWGSWVSEIRHPLLKRRVWLGTFETAEAAARAYDQAAILMNGQNAKTNFPTSKNQAEADHDNNNTFLSPKALSELLSTKLRKYCKDPAPSLTCLRLDADNSHIGVWQKGAGPHSGSNWVMRVELGKKQIITEGESTGSPQSTNIGAVENNEVEVEVEVEEEEEEDRVALQMIEELLNWN; encoded by the exons ATGGTACAAGCAAAGAAGTTCAGAGGAGTCAGGCAACGCCAGTGGGGCTCCTGGGTGTCAGAAATTCGCCACCCTTTACT GAAGAGAAGGGTGTGGCTAGGGACATTTGAGACAGCTGAGGCAGCAGCAAGGGCATATGACCAAGCAGCCATTTTGATGAATGGTCAGAATGCAAAGACCAATTTCCCCACCTCAAAGAACCAAGCTGAAGCTGATCATGACAACAACAACACTTTCTTATCTCCAAAAGCTCTTTCAGAACTACTCAGCACAAAGCTGAGAAAGTACTGCAAAGACCCTGCTCCTTCCCTCACTTGCCTGAGGCTAGATGCTGATAATTCCCACATTGGAGTGTGGCAAAAAGGGGCAGGACCACATTCTGGCTCCAACTGGGTCATGAGGGTAGAGCTTGGAAAGAAACAAATTATAACCGAGGGTGAGTCAACGGGGTCACCCCAAAGTACTAATATTGGTGCTGTTGAAAATAATGAAGTAGAAGTAGAAGtagaagtagaagaagaagaagaagaggatagAGTGGCTTTGCAGATGATTGAAGAACTACTCAATTGGAActag